A window from Nothobranchius furzeri strain GRZ-AD chromosome 17, NfurGRZ-RIMD1, whole genome shotgun sequence encodes these proteins:
- the ydjc gene encoding carbohydrate deacetylase isoform X6 codes for MAERGDGSAQDIHQPSKKTKSEVWAYFGFLKNAEGQLIEDGYPVCRTCRKQVSAEGSNTSNLMAHLRDDHPRLYSQCKETAKMPQPRLMLVITGDDFGYCPRRNQGIVDCFLAGGISNVSLLVNGSAAKEAADLAKRYQIPIGLHANLSEGTPVGQNLQQASTLINPQGFFLGKVGIRQALERGQLSMTQVELELRAQVRRFMVLTGHLPYHMDGHQHVHVLPDIREVFAQVLSDLRIPYTRVPVEPGLHSCTWLPAHLQTFYKQVEKDALNSIPIFKHYRIRSL; via the exons atggccgaaagaggagacggcagcgcccaggacatccatcagccctcaaagaagactaaatcggaagtatgggcatattttggatttctgaaaaatgctgagggacagttaatagaagacggctatcccgtttgcagaacgtgcaggaaacaagtgtctgcagaaggcagcaacacttcgaatctcatggcacatctgcgtgacgatcacccacgtctctacagccagtgcaag GAGACAGCAAAAATGCCCCAGCCAAGATTGATGCTAGTGATCACGGGAGATGATTTTGGCTACTGTCCAAGGAGGAACCAGGGGATTGTGGACTGCTTCCTGGCTGGAGGCATTTCCAACGTGTCCCTGCTGGTTAACGGCTCTGCAGCCAAGGAGGCTGCTGACCTGGCTAAGAG GTACCAAATCCCCATTGGTCTCCATGCCAACCTGTCAGAGGGCACGCCTGTGGGCCAGAACCTCCAGCAGGCCTCCACACTCATAAACCCACAAGGCTTCTTCCTGGGAAAGGTTGGAATTCGTCAGGCTCTTGAGAGAGGCCAGCTCAGCATGACCCAG GTGGAGCTGGAGCTGAGAGCTCAGGTCAGACGCTTCATGGTGCTAACGGGTCACCTACCTTACCACATGGATGGACACCAACATGTCCACGTGCTGCCAG ACATACGTGAAGTTTTTGCACAAGTCCTGTCAGACCTAAGGATACCCTACACGCGTGTTCCCGTGGAGCCGGGTTTACACAGCTGCACATGGCTTCCAGCACACCTCCAGACCTTCTACAAGCAGGTGGAGAAGGATGCTCTGAACTCCATCCCTATCTTCAAACACTAtagaatcag atctctctga
- the ydjc gene encoding carbohydrate deacetylase isoform X7: MAERGDGSAQDIHQPSKKTKSEVWAYFGFLKNAEGQLIEDGYPVCRTCRKQVSAEGSNTSNLMAHLRDDHPRLYSQCKETAKMPQPRLMLVITGDDFGYCPRRNQGIVDCFLAGGISNVSLLVNGSAAKEAADLAKRYQIPIGLHANLSEGTPVGQNLQQASTLINPQGFFLGKVGIRQALERGQLSMTQVELELRAQVRRFMVLTGHLPYHMDGHQHVHVLPD; this comes from the exons atggccgaaagaggagacggcagcgcccaggacatccatcagccctcaaagaagactaaatcggaagtatgggcatattttggatttctgaaaaatgctgagggacagttaatagaagacggctatcccgtttgcagaacgtgcaggaaacaagtgtctgcagaaggcagcaacacttcgaatctcatggcacatctgcgtgacgatcacccacgtctctacagccagtgcaag GAGACAGCAAAAATGCCCCAGCCAAGATTGATGCTAGTGATCACGGGAGATGATTTTGGCTACTGTCCAAGGAGGAACCAGGGGATTGTGGACTGCTTCCTGGCTGGAGGCATTTCCAACGTGTCCCTGCTGGTTAACGGCTCTGCAGCCAAGGAGGCTGCTGACCTGGCTAAGAG GTACCAAATCCCCATTGGTCTCCATGCCAACCTGTCAGAGGGCACGCCTGTGGGCCAGAACCTCCAGCAGGCCTCCACACTCATAAACCCACAAGGCTTCTTCCTGGGAAAGGTTGGAATTCGTCAGGCTCTTGAGAGAGGCCAGCTCAGCATGACCCAG GTGGAGCTGGAGCTGAGAGCTCAGGTCAGACGCTTCATGGTGCTAACGGGTCACCTACCTTACCACATGGATGGACACCAACATGTCCACGTGCTGCCAG ATTAA